A window from Corynebacterium urogenitale encodes these proteins:
- a CDS encoding M50 family metallopeptidase, producing the protein MAFAVGVILFALGIVVSIALHEAGHMQVARMCGMRVRRYFIGFGPTIWSTTRGHTEYGVKAIPLGGFCDIAGMTKLDEMTPEERPYAMYKRPAYQRIFVMLGGIIMNIVLTLVIIYGVALAWGLPDTSKVFTPTVETTTCAPPKQNTDGTLVECSGSGPAEDSGVKPGDNFVSVNGQELATFQDFQKEIKKIGDEAEGKPGDRVTVPAVVDRGGEQITLNLQVALVERLATSGKPMTVGAVGVQAVVPKAEILQYNPITAVGGTLSFAGNMLEQTAEGLVQLPQRFPGVVESIFGGNRADDSPMSVVGASRIGGELVKYELWQSFLLTLASLNLFLAAFNLVPLPPLDGGHIAVIIYEKIRDFFRRLRGKQPGGPADYTKLLPLTYAATAVLLIFGVTVIIADVVNPIKLF; encoded by the coding sequence GTGGCTTTCGCAGTAGGTGTCATCCTCTTTGCTCTTGGCATCGTCGTCTCCATTGCCCTGCACGAAGCTGGGCATATGCAAGTCGCCCGCATGTGCGGCATGCGTGTGCGTCGTTACTTCATCGGTTTTGGTCCGACGATCTGGTCGACCACACGTGGCCATACCGAGTACGGAGTGAAAGCTATTCCGCTGGGTGGATTCTGCGATATCGCGGGCATGACCAAGCTGGACGAGATGACCCCGGAAGAGCGCCCGTACGCCATGTACAAGCGTCCGGCTTACCAGCGAATCTTCGTCATGCTTGGCGGCATCATCATGAACATCGTGCTGACGCTCGTCATCATCTACGGGGTGGCCTTGGCATGGGGGTTGCCGGATACGAGTAAGGTATTCACACCCACCGTGGAGACGACCACCTGTGCTCCGCCCAAGCAGAATACGGATGGCACCCTTGTCGAATGCTCCGGCAGTGGCCCGGCAGAGGATTCTGGCGTCAAGCCGGGGGACAACTTCGTCTCCGTCAACGGTCAGGAACTGGCAACCTTCCAGGACTTCCAAAAAGAGATCAAGAAAATCGGTGATGAGGCCGAAGGTAAGCCTGGAGACCGGGTAACGGTGCCAGCCGTGGTTGACCGTGGAGGAGAGCAAATCACGCTCAACCTCCAGGTTGCGCTCGTCGAGCGCCTAGCGACGTCGGGCAAGCCAATGACGGTCGGCGCGGTGGGAGTCCAAGCTGTTGTGCCAAAGGCGGAGATCCTGCAGTACAACCCCATCACTGCGGTCGGCGGCACACTTAGCTTCGCAGGCAACATGCTCGAGCAGACCGCTGAAGGCCTGGTGCAATTACCACAGCGATTCCCAGGCGTGGTTGAGTCCATCTTCGGTGGCAATCGTGCCGACGATTCACCGATGTCTGTGGTCGGTGCCTCCCGGATCGGCGGTGAGCTAGTGAAGTACGAGCTGTGGCAGTCCTTCCTGTTGACGCTCGCGAGTCTCAATCTATTCCTCGCAGCCTTCAACCTCGTGCCGCTGCCGCCTCTAGACGGTGGTCATATTGCGGTGATTATCTACGAGAAGATCCGCGACTTCTTCCGCCGACTGCGTGGTAAGCAACCAGGTGGCCCGGCGGATTACACCAAGCTGCTGCCACTGACATACGCGGCCACGGCGGTACTCCTCATCTTCGGTGTGACCGTGATCATTGCCGACGTGGTCAACCCCATCAAGCTGTTCTAG
- a CDS encoding MFS transporter, with product MKRIGFTLAFLAVLAFSVNLRLGIVSLAPVLGPVSETLGISTSAAGVFTALPGFAFALMGWTAVPLAKRLGISPALLLGGVLLLAGSVLRTVTSSYWPFLICTALVVCGIAVGNVLLPAWIQAHAKKKRTLVHMTVFTTGLGVSAMIGPLSAMWFHGAEPWRMALGVWALPAALLVVVWAVVAVRTGRDTPRTSVVDAANPAEATARASLWRAPTAIAMLLFFAMQAASFYTQVGWLPKILIDHGVTGATASLALVVIGSMGVLGGIIMPFLINRVASITPLATGISLFTLAGWVGLLWNASASPLLWALLLGIGGMSFPLALALLTARTRTALVTARLSGFVQPVGYLIAGAIPLAIGLIFSATESWVIPLCMLAVMAVIQAVVGTQAGRSVFIEDELHAAARG from the coding sequence ATGAAGCGCATTGGATTCACACTGGCATTCCTTGCCGTACTCGCTTTCTCCGTGAATTTGCGCTTAGGGATAGTCTCGCTAGCTCCCGTACTGGGGCCAGTCAGCGAGACACTGGGGATTTCCACCTCCGCGGCGGGAGTATTTACAGCTCTTCCCGGGTTCGCTTTCGCACTCATGGGATGGACAGCCGTTCCCTTGGCGAAAAGGCTTGGCATCTCCCCCGCTCTGCTACTGGGTGGAGTGCTTCTGCTGGCAGGATCGGTGCTGCGCACAGTGACTTCCAGTTACTGGCCATTCCTCATCTGCACAGCCTTGGTGGTATGCGGAATCGCGGTGGGCAATGTTCTCCTGCCCGCCTGGATACAGGCGCACGCCAAAAAGAAACGAACACTCGTGCACATGACCGTCTTCACCACTGGTCTGGGAGTGTCGGCGATGATCGGCCCACTATCCGCCATGTGGTTTCACGGAGCTGAGCCCTGGCGGATGGCTCTAGGAGTGTGGGCGCTTCCGGCAGCATTGCTCGTGGTCGTGTGGGCAGTAGTAGCTGTGAGAACTGGACGAGATACTCCGCGCACCAGCGTCGTAGATGCCGCAAACCCCGCCGAGGCCACAGCAAGAGCGTCTCTTTGGCGCGCACCAACGGCGATTGCCATGCTGTTGTTCTTCGCCATGCAGGCCGCCAGCTTCTATACCCAGGTGGGGTGGTTGCCAAAGATTCTCATTGATCACGGTGTCACCGGCGCTACGGCGAGCTTGGCATTGGTAGTGATCGGAAGCATGGGTGTGTTAGGTGGCATCATCATGCCATTCCTGATCAACCGCGTGGCCAGTATTACGCCCTTGGCCACGGGCATTAGCCTCTTCACGCTCGCCGGCTGGGTGGGGTTGTTGTGGAATGCAAGCGCCTCGCCACTGTTGTGGGCACTCCTGCTCGGAATCGGTGGCATGTCCTTCCCACTGGCGTTGGCTTTGCTGACCGCTCGTACGCGAACCGCACTCGTGACCGCACGTTTGTCCGGCTTCGTGCAGCCTGTTGGCTACCTCATCGCTGGAGCCATTCCTTTGGCCATCGGCCTGATTTTCTCCGCCACCGAATCGTGGGTCATCCCTTTGTGCATGCTCGCCGTAATGGCAGTCATCCAAGCTGTAGTCGGAACGCAAGCGGGCCGCAGCGTATTCATCGAAGACGAATTACACGCCGCGGCCCGAGGATAA
- a CDS encoding DUF2631 domain-containing protein produces the protein MASHAKKAEVHANVSTDDVPSAAWGWSALSRRAVAIAGIGGGLFLLGMLFGNHKGNVENIWLIGLAVIVFIGTAFVTLQPKLTQVRTVTARNKPLGHVEPVWTEDQLNGTGVYANLTREERLALNSDGTAAATEIEGSTADKTPAH, from the coding sequence GTGGCTTCCCACGCAAAGAAGGCAGAAGTTCACGCCAACGTTTCTACCGACGATGTGCCATCTGCCGCTTGGGGCTGGAGCGCACTCTCCCGTCGCGCCGTAGCTATCGCAGGCATTGGTGGTGGCCTGTTCCTGCTCGGCATGCTGTTCGGCAACCACAAGGGCAACGTGGAAAATATCTGGCTCATCGGCTTGGCTGTAATCGTCTTCATCGGCACCGCCTTCGTGACTCTGCAACCAAAGCTGACTCAGGTTCGCACCGTGACCGCGCGCAATAAGCCACTGGGCCACGTTGAGCCAGTCTGGACCGAGGACCAACTCAATGGCACCGGCGTTTACGCCAACCTGACTCGCGAGGAGCGCCTGGCGCTCAACTCCGACGGAACCGCCGCTGCCACCGAGATCGAAGGCAGCACCGCCGACAAGACTCCCGCCCACTAA
- a CDS encoding penicillin-binding transpeptidase domain-containing protein, whose translation MRRSIISAVLTTSVVFSMAACTPRPDVADDAASAFLAALSEHSAAGELTDNPEVASPAIDKAWEALQAEGLEATLNATHTDGGVATADYTLDWDLPGERRFRYDSKMTLTKTSDEWTVRWQPTVMHPDLGANQYLELRSVPAQIATVVGSDGSVLLEPGRAFRVFVNTQEVEDLNGTMNRIAGELDALRASDDSAPSIDPAAKADEARDVDGEFSVLTVNEAQGKRLQAALRNVSGVRLNEEQALVRPDPGFAPDIMSRVSRIVEGDLQGANGWKVVAATNEGSEVRQLGGEDAKAAPSVHVSLSRKVQDAAQAAVDTRADAKTMMVVMRPSTGEILAVAQTEKADEDGDAALMGQYPPGSTFKMITAFAGMQHQELTPDSIVGCPGTQDIGGRIVTNYNSFSLGNTSLENAFARSCNTTFADISTQLKPGQLKEVAGQFGLGQDFDIEGLDTITGTVPEGEVMLDRTEAGYGQGLDLASPFGMAVAASTAAAGRMPTPYLIGGQDHETNVSGEKAKPLPKEQIDGLRRIMRSVVTNGSGSGVAGAGEVYAKTGEAEINGGSHSWFVGYRGDIAFATLIVLGGGSEHATNVTNTFFQNLDGAEE comes from the coding sequence ATGCGCCGAAGCATCATCTCTGCGGTTCTCACCACCTCTGTTGTTTTCTCCATGGCTGCGTGCACCCCGCGCCCTGACGTCGCTGACGACGCCGCTTCTGCGTTCCTTGCAGCGCTGTCAGAGCATTCGGCGGCGGGTGAATTGACAGATAATCCAGAAGTCGCCTCTCCAGCGATCGATAAAGCCTGGGAGGCTTTGCAGGCTGAGGGGTTGGAAGCGACCCTCAATGCGACACACACCGATGGCGGGGTGGCGACTGCCGACTACACCCTGGACTGGGATCTGCCGGGGGAGAGGCGATTCCGCTACGACTCGAAGATGACGTTAACCAAGACCAGTGACGAGTGGACTGTGCGGTGGCAGCCGACGGTCATGCACCCGGATCTCGGTGCCAACCAATACCTTGAGTTGCGCTCGGTGCCTGCACAGATTGCTACTGTCGTCGGTTCGGACGGCTCGGTCCTGCTGGAACCAGGTCGCGCCTTCCGTGTTTTCGTCAACACCCAGGAGGTCGAGGATCTCAACGGCACGATGAACAGAATCGCTGGAGAACTCGATGCCCTCCGGGCCAGCGATGACTCCGCCCCGAGTATCGACCCTGCGGCGAAGGCCGACGAGGCACGCGATGTGGATGGGGAGTTCTCCGTGCTCACTGTGAACGAGGCCCAAGGAAAGCGCCTTCAGGCGGCGCTGCGCAACGTGTCCGGGGTCCGCCTCAATGAGGAACAGGCGCTGGTGCGACCGGATCCGGGTTTCGCGCCGGACATTATGAGTCGAGTTTCTCGGATTGTCGAAGGCGATCTTCAAGGAGCTAACGGGTGGAAGGTTGTAGCCGCCACCAATGAGGGCTCTGAGGTACGGCAGCTCGGTGGGGAGGACGCGAAGGCCGCCCCGAGCGTGCATGTCTCCCTGTCACGCAAGGTACAAGACGCGGCGCAGGCGGCCGTTGATACCCGTGCTGACGCTAAGACCATGATGGTCGTCATGCGACCCTCCACGGGCGAGATCTTGGCTGTTGCACAGACCGAAAAGGCGGATGAAGATGGCGATGCCGCTCTCATGGGCCAGTACCCACCAGGTTCGACGTTCAAGATGATCACTGCCTTCGCGGGAATGCAGCATCAAGAACTAACCCCAGATTCCATTGTCGGTTGCCCGGGCACTCAGGACATCGGTGGTCGCATTGTGACGAACTACAACTCCTTCTCACTGGGCAACACCTCTCTGGAAAACGCCTTCGCCCGTTCCTGCAATACGACGTTTGCCGATATCTCAACTCAACTAAAGCCAGGGCAACTCAAAGAAGTGGCTGGCCAGTTTGGTCTTGGTCAGGATTTCGACATCGAAGGTCTGGACACCATCACCGGTACCGTCCCGGAGGGTGAGGTTATGCTCGACCGTACGGAAGCCGGTTATGGCCAGGGTCTCGACTTGGCAAGTCCTTTTGGCATGGCCGTGGCTGCTTCTACCGCGGCGGCGGGGAGAATGCCTACCCCGTACCTCATCGGTGGCCAGGATCATGAGACGAATGTCTCGGGAGAGAAGGCGAAACCGCTGCCGAAGGAGCAGATCGACGGCCTGCGGAGGATCATGCGTTCTGTGGTCACCAACGGTTCGGGCTCCGGTGTGGCAGGTGCGGGCGAAGTGTACGCGAAGACCGGTGAAGCTGAAATCAACGGTGGCTCTCACTCGTGGTTTGTGGGATATCGCGGTGACATTGCCTTTGCCACGCTGATCGTGCTCGGCGGCGGTTCCGAACATGCAACCAATGTCACCAACACCTTCTTCCAGAACCTCGACGGCGCGGAGGAGTAG
- a CDS encoding sensor histidine kinase: MNQRHLERPLASVDALDRVWLAWRVVVHVLVAVLCVVVLVNDGLSWQLFAFAAVYVAGRFLPIKWLWVLCVVVLWTQLLVIAPTGAFLAFALFFVAINTLQPKPALLAVVGMTAIAVYGLGRHNGWQIGGVIGPIIGALIACALGFGFLQLRREAFARAATSRHAGEVEERARLAGEIHDTVAQGLSSIQMLLHAIEQREAAKDHPDPLTLEQVALARRTAKENLVETRRIIAALQPGPLLGADLPVAIARVATGTPLGNAFSFSTDGHVRPLPPEIDATLVRVAQSLVSNVLRHSQATRARVTLTFEPEHVSLDVVDDGVGFDPQQVPRHAGRTLGLDGVATRVETHGGTVTVESAPGEGTGVSVRIPTSTEE, from the coding sequence ATGAATCAACGGCATCTCGAAAGGCCTTTGGCGAGCGTCGACGCCCTCGATCGCGTGTGGCTAGCATGGCGCGTAGTTGTCCACGTGCTGGTGGCCGTGCTGTGCGTGGTGGTCCTCGTTAATGACGGTCTGAGCTGGCAGTTGTTTGCTTTCGCAGCGGTGTACGTGGCCGGGCGCTTCCTGCCAATCAAATGGCTGTGGGTGCTGTGCGTAGTGGTTTTGTGGACGCAGCTGCTTGTTATTGCGCCGACTGGTGCTTTCCTTGCTTTTGCCCTCTTTTTCGTGGCGATCAACACACTGCAACCGAAGCCCGCACTGCTGGCGGTAGTGGGGATGACAGCCATCGCTGTCTACGGCTTGGGACGCCACAATGGGTGGCAGATCGGCGGGGTCATCGGCCCCATCATCGGAGCCCTCATCGCTTGCGCCCTGGGCTTCGGCTTCCTCCAACTGCGGCGGGAGGCCTTTGCCCGTGCAGCGACGAGCAGGCATGCGGGCGAAGTGGAAGAGCGCGCTCGCTTGGCAGGGGAGATTCACGACACCGTAGCCCAGGGGTTGAGCTCGATTCAGATGCTTCTTCATGCCATCGAACAGCGTGAGGCAGCAAAGGATCACCCCGATCCGCTGACACTGGAGCAGGTGGCGCTCGCACGGCGTACCGCCAAGGAAAACCTGGTGGAGACTCGTCGCATTATTGCCGCTCTACAACCGGGGCCACTACTGGGAGCTGACCTGCCCGTTGCGATCGCTCGCGTGGCGACGGGCACTCCTCTGGGTAACGCTTTCAGCTTTAGTACGGACGGCCACGTCCGCCCGCTGCCTCCAGAGATCGACGCCACATTGGTCCGCGTCGCGCAGTCACTCGTCTCCAATGTCCTGCGGCATTCCCAGGCAACCAGAGCGCGGGTCACACTGACATTTGAACCGGAGCATGTGTCCCTCGACGTAGTGGACGATGGAGTGGGATTCGATCCGCAGCAGGTGCCCCGCCACGCTGGGCGAACCTTAGGGCTTGATGGCGTGGCGACCCGAGTGGAGACGCATGGCGGTACAGTCACTGTGGAATCCGCGCCGGGCGAAGGCACGGGAGTGTCAGTTCGCATTCCGACGAGCACCGAGGAGTAG
- a CDS encoding ABC transporter permease family protein translates to MFQGFRELAAAKGRTALIIVTVMLITVLVTFLSSLAEGLSFQSVSALQSRLTSDDALVLEDNGTTTLSSSRLDDAQIKQVEDAGGEALYMARTRQASEPVIVLSDPSRTGGTDLFLDHMPVIAAPPEAVASMPGASAAAILPESSLDSAPAGTKVLTGDERWNASGSYAGEQMSLTLMINLLYVISALVLGAFFTVWTLQRLKGVTISAALGASNKVLVADSVGQAFVVLAVGIFAGGLITLGTGQLIPDTVPVVLSASTVLVPSVILAAAGLLGAAISLKPVLSISPRAALASA, encoded by the coding sequence ATGTTCCAAGGTTTTCGAGAGCTCGCCGCAGCGAAAGGCCGCACCGCACTCATCATTGTGACGGTCATGCTGATCACCGTATTGGTGACGTTCCTCTCCTCGCTGGCGGAGGGCCTATCTTTCCAGTCCGTATCAGCCCTGCAGTCGCGCCTTACCTCCGACGACGCGCTCGTGCTCGAAGACAACGGCACCACCACCCTGTCTTCTTCCCGTTTGGATGACGCACAGATCAAGCAGGTAGAAGACGCAGGCGGGGAGGCGCTGTACATGGCCCGCACCCGCCAGGCATCAGAGCCCGTCATTGTTCTCAGCGATCCCTCGCGCACGGGCGGAACCGACCTCTTCCTCGATCACATGCCCGTGATCGCCGCCCCACCCGAGGCCGTCGCGTCCATGCCAGGTGCGTCCGCCGCCGCGATCCTGCCGGAGTCTTCGCTCGACTCCGCCCCTGCCGGGACAAAGGTGCTCACCGGTGATGAACGGTGGAATGCCTCCGGTAGCTATGCGGGCGAGCAAATGAGTCTGACATTGATGATCAACCTGCTGTACGTCATCTCAGCGCTGGTTTTGGGTGCCTTCTTCACTGTGTGGACCCTGCAGCGTCTCAAGGGTGTGACGATCAGTGCAGCTCTTGGTGCATCGAACAAGGTGCTTGTCGCCGACTCTGTCGGTCAGGCCTTCGTGGTCCTCGCGGTGGGCATCTTCGCCGGTGGGCTCATCACGCTGGGTACGGGCCAGCTCATTCCAGACACCGTGCCAGTCGTGCTCTCGGCTTCCACAGTGCTGGTTCCTAGTGTGATTCTCGCCGCAGCAGGCCTCCTAGGCGCTGCTATTTCCCTGAAACCCGTCCTGTCCATTTCACCACGCGCAGCGCTGGCGAGCGCTTAA
- a CDS encoding ABC transporter ATP-binding protein, with protein sequence MTYSLSVEDLSLDVADGGTTRHLLQDISFEVHGGEVVGVTGPSGSGKSTLLAIAGSLQRPTSGEVTLHTPEGSICLSTPRARTRREHIGIVFQQPNLLPALTAEEQLVLMTRLNRVLPHQRRRAKERANELLAAVGLEGMGGRRIGSLSGGQQARVNLARALMNEPKLLLADEPTAALDTQAATMVTELISTLAHEHKLPTLYVSHDQQQLAKLDRTLTIVDGSLKELASVPMV encoded by the coding sequence ATGACGTACTCACTGTCCGTTGAAGATCTCAGCCTCGATGTCGCCGACGGCGGAACAACCCGGCATTTGCTGCAGGACATCTCCTTCGAGGTTCACGGTGGCGAAGTAGTTGGCGTAACCGGCCCTTCGGGATCCGGTAAATCCACACTCCTTGCAATCGCAGGTTCACTCCAGCGCCCTACGTCCGGCGAGGTCACTCTGCACACCCCTGAGGGAAGTATCTGCCTTTCCACCCCTCGTGCACGTACCCGTCGAGAGCACATTGGAATCGTCTTCCAACAACCAAATCTCCTTCCGGCCCTCACCGCAGAGGAGCAACTCGTACTCATGACGCGCCTTAACCGTGTGCTTCCACACCAGCGGCGTCGAGCAAAGGAACGAGCCAACGAGTTGCTTGCAGCCGTCGGCTTAGAGGGCATGGGCGGACGGCGCATTGGCAGCCTTTCAGGTGGACAACAAGCCCGCGTGAATCTGGCAAGGGCGCTCATGAACGAGCCGAAGCTGCTCCTCGCCGACGAGCCAACGGCAGCCCTCGATACGCAGGCAGCCACCATGGTCACGGAGCTGATTTCCACGCTCGCCCACGAGCACAAGCTTCCAACGCTCTACGTTTCCCACGACCAGCAGCAGCTTGCCAAGTTGGATCGCACGCTGACGATCGTTGACGGCTCACTCAAGGAGCTAGCCTCCGTTCCTATGGTCTAG
- the ispG gene encoding flavodoxin-dependent (E)-4-hydroxy-3-methylbut-2-enyl-diphosphate synthase, whose product MTGISLGIPDGPPPTLAPRRQTRQLMVGGVGVGSDHPISVQSMTTTKTHDVNATLQQIAQLTATGCDIVRVACPKTVDAEALPIIAKKSPIPVIADIHFQPKYIFAAIDAGCAAVRVNPGNIKEFDGRVKEVAKAAGDAGIPIRIGVNAGSLDKRIMEKYGKATPEALVESALWEASLFEEHGYGDIAISVKHNDPVIMVEAYRQLAAQSDYPLHLGVTEAGPAFQGTIKSSVAFGALLAEGIGDTIRVSLSADPVEEIKVGDQILQSLNLRPRKLEIVSCPSCGRAQVDVYTLAEEVTAGLEGMEFPLRVAVMGCVVNGPGEARDADLGVASGNGKGQIFVKGEVIKTVPEDQIVETLIEEAMRIAEEEGLEAVDGAKAEVRVTQ is encoded by the coding sequence ATGACTGGCATTTCTTTGGGAATCCCCGACGGCCCGCCACCAACCCTGGCACCGCGCCGTCAGACTCGACAGCTCATGGTCGGTGGAGTGGGCGTTGGCAGCGATCACCCGATCTCTGTCCAATCCATGACCACGACCAAGACACACGATGTCAATGCAACGCTGCAGCAAATTGCACAGCTCACCGCGACTGGTTGCGACATCGTTCGTGTGGCATGCCCGAAGACCGTCGACGCCGAGGCGCTGCCGATTATCGCTAAAAAGTCGCCAATTCCGGTGATCGCGGATATCCACTTCCAGCCGAAGTACATCTTTGCGGCCATTGATGCCGGCTGCGCCGCCGTTCGCGTGAACCCTGGCAATATTAAGGAGTTCGACGGCCGCGTGAAGGAAGTGGCGAAGGCCGCAGGCGATGCTGGCATCCCCATCCGCATTGGTGTCAATGCAGGGTCGCTGGATAAGCGCATTATGGAAAAGTATGGCAAAGCCACCCCTGAGGCGCTCGTAGAATCCGCGCTGTGGGAGGCTTCACTGTTCGAGGAGCATGGGTACGGTGATATTGCCATCTCCGTTAAGCACAATGACCCTGTGATCATGGTCGAGGCCTACCGTCAGCTGGCCGCCCAATCCGATTACCCATTGCACCTCGGAGTGACGGAGGCTGGCCCAGCGTTCCAGGGCACCATTAAGTCTTCTGTAGCATTCGGTGCGCTGTTGGCGGAAGGCATTGGAGATACGATCCGCGTCTCCCTTTCCGCAGACCCCGTTGAGGAGATCAAGGTCGGCGACCAAATTCTCCAGTCCCTCAATTTGCGACCACGCAAGCTGGAAATCGTCTCCTGTCCATCGTGTGGACGTGCCCAGGTGGACGTCTACACCCTCGCAGAAGAGGTCACTGCCGGCCTGGAAGGTATGGAATTCCCACTGCGCGTAGCGGTCATGGGCTGTGTCGTCAATGGCCCAGGAGAGGCTCGTGACGCTGATCTCGGTGTGGCCTCCGGCAATGGTAAGGGACAGATTTTCGTTAAGGGCGAGGTCATCAAGACCGTCCCCGAGGATCAGATCGTGGAGACTCTCATTGAAGAGGCGATGCGGATCGCTGAAGAAGAGGGCCTCGAGGCCGTTGATGGTGCGAAGGCGGAGGTACGAGTCACCCAGTAG
- a CDS encoding LuxR C-terminal-related transcriptional regulator, whose translation MIRVLISDDHPVVRAGLKAMLDQCDDIEVVGEVSTPQDAVDFAATHANAVDVVLMDLRFGEAPSGESSGGVWATQQIRAREGVAQVLVVTNYSTDADVVGAVSAGAVGYLLKDCGAEELAQGVRTAARGETVMNHAVMDTLLGRMRQPVVALTPREVEVLQRAAEGSSNREIARALILTEATVKSHMGNVFTKLGVSNRTAAVNTARQQGLIA comes from the coding sequence ATGATTCGCGTTCTCATTTCCGATGATCACCCCGTAGTGCGCGCCGGGCTGAAAGCGATGCTCGATCAGTGTGACGATATCGAGGTCGTTGGGGAGGTTTCCACCCCTCAGGATGCGGTTGATTTCGCAGCCACGCATGCAAACGCGGTGGATGTCGTACTGATGGATCTGCGATTCGGGGAGGCCCCTTCGGGGGAGAGCTCCGGTGGCGTGTGGGCAACGCAGCAGATTCGGGCGCGAGAAGGGGTGGCTCAGGTGCTAGTCGTGACGAACTATTCCACTGATGCCGATGTGGTCGGTGCGGTATCCGCGGGAGCGGTGGGGTATTTGCTGAAGGATTGCGGGGCGGAGGAACTCGCCCAGGGTGTTCGTACGGCTGCTAGGGGTGAGACCGTGATGAATCACGCAGTGATGGACACGCTCTTAGGGCGTATGCGGCAACCAGTGGTGGCTCTCACGCCACGGGAGGTTGAGGTGCTGCAGCGTGCAGCGGAAGGTTCCTCCAACCGGGAGATCGCGCGTGCGCTGATTCTCACCGAGGCGACGGTGAAGTCCCATATGGGGAATGTGTTCACAAAACTGGGTGTCAGCAATCGAACCGCGGCGGTGAATACTGCGCGTCAACAGGGGCTGATTGCCTAG
- the dxr gene encoding 1-deoxy-D-xylulose-5-phosphate reductoisomerase, with protein sequence MVRVKTRVVVLGSTGSIGTQALEVMADNPDRFELVGIAARGSDPDLLIAQARQFSIPAERVAVASDRSAEVLDAELDGHTIRGKDSARQLVQEVAEELTEGDVVLNALVGSMGLDATLATLETSARLALANKESLVAGGDLVLRAANAGQLVPVDSEHSAMAQCLRSGSVAEVSRLVLTASGGPFRGWTRDQLEPVTPLQAAAHPTWSMGQMNTLNSATMVNKGLELIEASLLFGVEAENIDVTVHPQSIVHSMVTFIDGSTIAQASPPSMKLPISLALGWPDRIADAQPALDFTQSSTWHFEPLDDEVFPAVQLARAAVTTGGTMPAVYNAANEEAAVEFLNGRLSFPRIVDTVGAVMDDCGHLSQVPTTMEDVLEAEREARAKAHQRMRPWLSQ encoded by the coding sequence ATGGTTCGGGTGAAGACGCGCGTAGTTGTATTAGGAAGCACTGGTTCCATTGGCACCCAGGCGTTGGAGGTGATGGCCGACAACCCTGATCGCTTCGAGCTCGTTGGCATTGCGGCTCGGGGCAGTGATCCCGATTTGTTAATCGCGCAAGCGCGTCAATTCAGTATTCCTGCAGAGCGCGTCGCAGTGGCGTCGGACCGGAGCGCAGAGGTTCTCGACGCAGAACTCGACGGCCACACCATCAGAGGCAAGGACTCTGCGCGGCAGTTAGTTCAGGAAGTCGCCGAGGAACTCACCGAAGGCGATGTGGTTCTCAATGCCCTCGTCGGGTCGATGGGACTCGATGCCACCCTCGCAACCTTGGAGACGTCGGCTCGCCTTGCGCTGGCGAATAAGGAGAGCCTCGTCGCCGGAGGAGATCTAGTCCTCCGCGCGGCCAACGCAGGTCAGCTGGTGCCTGTGGATTCAGAGCATTCTGCCATGGCGCAATGCCTACGTTCCGGTAGTGTTGCGGAAGTCTCCCGCCTGGTTCTCACCGCATCTGGTGGCCCGTTCCGCGGCTGGACTCGTGATCAGCTGGAGCCAGTGACCCCGCTGCAGGCCGCGGCGCACCCCACCTGGTCGATGGGGCAGATGAATACCCTGAATTCCGCCACGATGGTGAACAAGGGCCTGGAACTCATCGAGGCATCCCTCTTGTTCGGTGTGGAGGCCGAGAATATCGACGTCACCGTGCACCCGCAGTCCATCGTGCACTCCATGGTGACATTCATTGACGGCTCCACGATCGCCCAAGCCTCACCGCCATCCATGAAGCTCCCCATTTCCCTGGCACTGGGCTGGCCAGACAGGATTGCGGACGCGCAGCCGGCTCTGGATTTCACGCAAAGTTCAACCTGGCATTTTGAACCACTCGACGACGAAGTCTTCCCCGCCGTGCAGTTGGCTCGCGCCGCAGTCACCACCGGAGGGACAATGCCGGCCGTGTACAACGCCGCCAACGAAGAGGCGGCAGTGGAGTTTCTCAATGGGCGGCTGAGTTTCCCACGAATCGTGGACACCGTCGGCGCGGTCATGGATGATTGCGGCCACCTGTCCCAGGTGCCGACCACGATGGAGGACGTGTTGGAAGCAGAGCGTGAGGCTCGCGCCAAGGCACACCAAAGGATGCGCCCGTGGCTTTCGCAGTAG